The region GAACTGCTCTCTTCTCCTGATCCAGAGCTCAGATTCTGCCTCCAGAACATTGTGTGGATTGTGTTGGCCACCGGGGGATCTGGGGAGGGACAGAGTGAAATGACACATGAGCCACCtggaaatgaggaagaaaagctttatttttttcacaggGTCAGGCACAGGCTCTGCTGATCATCAGCAGGTGCAGGAGGTGGGGACCTGTGAGATCCTGGAGATCAGACAGAAGGAGCCCTCCAGAGAGAGCTCTGAACCCTGTGCAGGAGCATCTCCTGGCTCAGTCTGGGCGAATGAGAATGGGGTGTCCAGGAAAGGATGTCTCAGGCTGGGGCTTTTCCTTGGCACTTGGGTCCTTGTTTCCTCTGAAATCACATGTGTCAACATCAGGAGGCCCGGTCAGCAGCAGCCTCCAGATCCCTGGCCACAGCCAGAGCGcctggactgcagaccaccatcaccatcacaggAGTTGGAGCTCTGGCGCCGGCAGCGGTGGGACCTGCGGTGCCTGTGGAGGCCCAGGCAGCAGCCACCCTCAGAGCTGGGGGCGCAGCTtgaggaggtgggaggcagaCACTGTGCTGGGCTTTTTGGGGGACACTTGGGGGAGGGGCACTTGGGAGGGGGCTGGCACTGCTGCTGGTTCTGCTGGCAGGACATCTCGGCAGGAGGTCAGTGAGCCTGGGCAAAACAAAATCACCTTGTCAGCCTGGAATCCACAGTCCAGTGTTTCCCCACTCTTGGTTTCCTGATCCCTCTCTTGTCAGGCCAGCTGCTTCTTAAGACAGGGCCGCAGGAGGGAGAGGAACACTGATGTGGAGTTAATTTGATCATGCAAGTTGCCTCCTATGTTGCTCTCCGCCCAGGATCCCATGGTGCCAATCTAACTGAGCATCCAGACTTTTGTATCTCAAAGGAAACACACAAGGGATGTACCCATTTGAGGAAAGTATTCTGAAAAGTGATTATCACAGGAACCGTGTGTAGACATGAATAGAAAGAGCATGGGAAGTGTCATGAGCTCCTGT is a window of Ovis aries strain OAR_USU_Benz2616 breed Rambouillet chromosome 1, ARS-UI_Ramb_v3.0, whole genome shotgun sequence DNA encoding:
- the LOC101121728 gene encoding late cornified envelope protein 3B-like, producing MSCQQNQQQCQPPPKCPSPKCPPKSPAQCLPPTSSSCAPSSEGGCCLGLHRHRRSHRCRRQSSNSCDGDGGLQSRRSGCGQGSGGCC